In a genomic window of Bordetella petrii:
- a CDS encoding DUF190 domain-containing protein, giving the protein MTEQTMKLLRIYTDESAYVGDRRVFEYVATAARDSGLAGVTVLEALLGFGHAAQLHRKHVLENDRAVVIEIVDSDIKLRAFAISLEQVTDIGLMTLEAVEVVGGKSRQRLP; this is encoded by the coding sequence GTGACCGAACAAACAATGAAACTTCTACGCATCTATACCGATGAGTCTGCATACGTCGGTGACCGTCGCGTATTCGAGTATGTAGCAACTGCCGCCCGCGACAGCGGCCTGGCAGGGGTGACAGTCTTGGAAGCGCTATTGGGATTTGGCCATGCGGCACAGCTCCATCGTAAACATGTTCTAGAAAACGATCGCGCAGTCGTCATTGAAATAGTGGATAGTGACATCAAACTTCGGGCCTTTGCGATATCGCTCGAACAAGTGACCGATATTGGTCTTATGACGCTTGAGGCTGTTGAGGTGGTTGGGGGAAAATCGCGACAACGGCTTCCATAA